One Nitrospina watsonii DNA segment encodes these proteins:
- the gmd gene encoding GDP-mannose 4,6-dehydratase, which produces MKTAVITGITGQDGAYLARFLLKKDYQVYGTCRRTSSVNLWRLQELCLTDHPQLHIVDYDLTDLSSAIRLLETTQPGEVYNLAAQSFVGLSFDQPVATTKINCLGSLNILEAIRMVNPKIRFYQASSSEMFGKVQSVPQNEETPFYPRSPYGVSKLFGHWMTINYRESYNMFGASGILFNHESPLRGREFVTRKITDGLARVKLGEQTHIELGNLDAKRDWGFAGDYVEGMHAMLQLDDPDTFVLATGRTERVRDFVEMTCKALDIDIAWEGAGKEEKGLDTKTGATIVKINPHFYRPAEVDLLIGDAEKAKAKLGWRATTPLEELCAMMVESDLRRVKNGNSF; this is translated from the coding sequence ATGAAAACAGCAGTAATTACTGGTATCACCGGGCAGGATGGAGCCTACCTGGCTCGATTTCTCTTGAAAAAGGATTACCAGGTGTATGGCACGTGCCGGCGCACCAGTTCGGTCAATTTATGGCGGCTCCAGGAGTTGTGCCTGACCGATCATCCCCAACTGCATATTGTCGATTACGATCTGACCGACCTCAGCTCCGCCATTCGTCTTCTGGAAACCACCCAGCCCGGCGAGGTGTACAACCTGGCCGCGCAGAGTTTCGTCGGCCTGTCTTTCGATCAGCCGGTGGCCACCACCAAGATCAATTGCCTGGGCTCCCTCAATATTCTGGAAGCCATCCGCATGGTAAATCCCAAGATCCGATTTTATCAGGCCTCGTCGTCGGAAATGTTCGGGAAGGTGCAATCGGTTCCTCAAAATGAGGAGACCCCGTTTTACCCGCGCAGTCCTTACGGCGTCTCCAAGCTCTTCGGGCATTGGATGACCATCAATTACCGCGAGTCCTATAATATGTTTGGGGCGAGCGGCATCCTGTTCAATCATGAATCTCCATTGCGGGGCCGGGAATTCGTGACCCGCAAAATCACTGACGGTTTGGCCCGGGTGAAGTTGGGAGAACAAACGCACATTGAACTCGGCAATCTGGATGCGAAGCGCGATTGGGGGTTTGCCGGGGATTACGTGGAGGGCATGCACGCCATGCTACAGCTCGATGATCCGGATACCTTCGTGCTGGCCACGGGCAGGACCGAACGGGTGCGGGATTTTGTGGAGATGACCTGCAAAGCGCTGGATATCGATATCGCCTGGGAGGGGGCGGGTAAGGAGGAGAAGGGGCTCGACACCAAAACCGGCGCAACCATCGTCAAAATAAACCCGCATTTTTACCGCCCGGCTGAGGTGGATCTGCTGATTGGTGATGCGGAGAAAGCAAAGGCAAAGCTGGGTTGGCGGGCGACGACCCCACTCGAAGAACTCTGCGCGATGATGGTGGAATCGGATTTGCGCCGAGTGAAAAACGGGAATTCCTTCTAA
- a CDS encoding GDP-mannose 4,6-dehydratase has product MPTALITGLHGFTGRYLAAELEAAGYRVCGTVHDGAPAGPGEFLTDICDKGAVQKVISEVQPDVVAHLAAISFAAHQDAESIYRTNLVGTRHLLQALADCGKTPRAVLLASSANVYGNASDDPIDENAPPNPANDYAVSKLAMECMARLWMEKLPIVIVRPFNYTGRGQSRNFLLPKIVDHFRRGAKEIELGNLDVARDFSDVRTVAGAYRQLIERGPPGETFNICSGKAVTLENVLDLMAEIAEYPIQVKVNPAFVRENEVKRLRGSNAKLLKAIGELDAIPLEQTLRWMFEGDD; this is encoded by the coding sequence ATGCCGACGGCTCTCATTACCGGTCTGCATGGTTTTACAGGAAGGTATCTGGCGGCGGAGCTTGAGGCGGCCGGGTATCGGGTGTGCGGCACGGTCCATGACGGAGCGCCTGCCGGGCCAGGCGAATTTTTGACCGATATTTGTGACAAGGGCGCCGTACAAAAGGTTATTTCTGAAGTACAACCTGATGTGGTGGCGCACCTGGCGGCAATTTCCTTTGCCGCGCACCAGGATGCGGAGTCCATCTACCGCACCAATCTGGTGGGAACCCGCCACTTGCTTCAGGCCCTGGCGGATTGTGGGAAGACGCCACGCGCGGTGTTGTTGGCAAGCAGTGCCAATGTCTATGGCAATGCGTCCGATGATCCCATCGACGAGAACGCGCCGCCGAACCCGGCAAACGACTATGCGGTGAGCAAGCTGGCGATGGAGTGCATGGCCCGCCTGTGGATGGAAAAACTGCCCATCGTGATTGTCCGGCCCTTTAACTACACGGGAAGAGGGCAGTCGCGGAATTTCTTGCTTCCCAAGATCGTGGACCACTTCCGTCGTGGCGCAAAAGAGATCGAACTGGGGAACCTGGATGTCGCCCGGGACTTTTCCGATGTCAGGACGGTGGCCGGTGCCTACCGCCAGCTCATCGAGAGGGGACCCCCCGGAGAAACGTTCAATATCTGTTCGGGAAAAGCCGTCACTCTGGAGAACGTATTGGATTTGATGGCGGAAATTGCTGAATACCCCATTCAAGTCAAGGTCAACCCCGCTTTTGTGCGAGAGAACGAGGTGAAGCGCTTGCGTGGTTCGAATGCAAAACTGCTCAAGGCAATCGGCGAGCTGGATGCCATTCCGCTGGAGCAGACCTTGCGTTGGATGTTTGAGGGGGATGACTGA